A region of Kribbella sp. NBC_01245 DNA encodes the following proteins:
- the ftsW gene encoding putative lipid II flippase FtsW yields the protein MTTVPVPERRWSDTLRNVLDRPLTSYHIVLGATGLLLALGLMMVLSASSVLSFRVHGNSYTIFNRQLIWVGVGLPMAYIASRMTPRHFRMLAYVALLGSVLLLVLTYIPGLGKSVGGNQNWLSFGGPLRIQPSEFAKLALVMWCADLFARKQALLTQWKHLLIPMVPVCSLVIALIIGQRDLGTSLVLMSVMLGLIWIVGAPTRLFVVMIGLVGAVAGYLAVSAEHRMDRLTSFMNPFADIKGDGYQAAHSFYALSSGGWWGAGIGNSTQKWGNLPEAHTDFIFAVIGEELGLIGSLTVLTLFLAMAYAGMRISLRTDEPFIRYAAAGITIWIMAQTLVNLGAVIGLLPIVGIPLPLLSYGGSALLPTLMAIGMLLSFAKAEPGAQAALRESRKALLPGWLSSWRTPGRIGRENSRER from the coding sequence GTGACCACCGTCCCGGTCCCCGAACGCCGTTGGTCGGACACGTTGCGAAACGTGCTCGACCGGCCACTCACGTCGTACCACATCGTGCTGGGCGCCACCGGTCTGTTGCTGGCGCTCGGCCTGATGATGGTGCTGTCCGCGTCGAGCGTGCTGTCGTTTCGCGTGCACGGCAACAGCTACACGATCTTCAACCGGCAGCTGATCTGGGTCGGCGTGGGTCTGCCGATGGCCTATATCGCCTCCCGGATGACGCCACGCCACTTCCGCATGCTCGCGTACGTCGCGTTGCTCGGGTCCGTGCTGCTGCTCGTGCTGACGTACATCCCGGGCCTCGGTAAGTCCGTGGGTGGTAACCAGAACTGGCTGAGTTTCGGCGGCCCACTCAGGATCCAGCCGAGTGAGTTCGCGAAACTCGCGCTGGTGATGTGGTGCGCGGACCTCTTCGCCCGCAAGCAGGCGCTGCTGACCCAGTGGAAGCACCTGCTGATCCCGATGGTGCCGGTCTGTTCGCTGGTGATCGCGTTGATCATCGGCCAGCGCGACCTCGGTACGTCGCTGGTGCTGATGTCGGTGATGCTCGGCCTGATCTGGATCGTCGGCGCGCCCACCCGGCTGTTCGTGGTGATGATCGGCCTGGTCGGTGCGGTCGCGGGCTATCTCGCCGTCTCGGCCGAGCACCGGATGGACCGGCTCACCTCGTTCATGAACCCGTTCGCCGATATCAAGGGCGACGGCTACCAGGCGGCGCACTCGTTCTACGCGTTGTCCAGTGGTGGCTGGTGGGGCGCCGGTATTGGCAACAGCACGCAGAAGTGGGGCAACCTGCCCGAGGCGCACACCGACTTCATCTTCGCGGTGATCGGTGAGGAGCTCGGGCTGATCGGGTCACTCACCGTGCTCACGCTCTTCCTCGCGATGGCCTATGCCGGGATGCGGATCTCGTTGCGTACAGACGAGCCGTTCATCCGCTACGCGGCGGCCGGAATCACGATCTGGATCATGGCCCAGACGCTCGTCAATCTCGGCGCGGTGATCGGCCTGCTACCCATCGTGGGTATCCCGCTGCCGCTTTTGTCGTACGGTGGGTCCGCACTGCTGCCGACGCTGATGGCGATCGGCATGTTGCTGTCCTTCGCGAAGGCCGAGCCCGGCGCGCAGGCCGCCCTGCGGGAATCCCGCAAGGCCCTGCTGCCTGGGTGGCTGTCGTCGTGGCGCACACCTGGCCGAATTGGCCGTGAGAACTCGCGGGAGCGTTGA
- a CDS encoding IS3 family transposase (programmed frameshift), translated as MGRRRMYTPEYRREAARLVIDSGRPIAQVARELGLGAQMLGRWVAEERGGDGTGETETSSAGPSALDVNERAELARLRKENSELKKDREFLKKSSGLLRLRQEPVDAYQLIEAQKATFPITRMCALLNVSRSGFYAWHQREQAGPGPREQRREQITAHVVQAHADSDGVYGAPRITAELRAAQVTVTRKTVAKTMAALGLQGISPRPFKITTMPDHDPVPHPDLVNRVFDAGRLDRVWISDITYLHTQQGWLYLAVVRDACSRRALGWAIENHLHTDLVQAALAMAIKQRGGHLPNQVVFHADRGTQYTSTQISKFATANNLACSVGRTGVCWDNAMAESFFATLKVEFYYRHTWTTHTQAKQAVSSWIEHVYNRRRRHSALAMTSPIQFELTHHHPTATKAA; from the exons ATGGGTAGACGCAGGATGTACACGCCGGAGTATCGTCGGGAGGCTGCCCGGCTGGTGATTGATTCGGGTCGGCCGATCGCTCAGGTGGCCCGTGAGCTTGGTCTGGGTGCGCAGATGCTTGGCCGTTGGGTCGCTGAAGAGCGGGGCGGTGATGGGACGGGCGAGACTGAGACCAGCAGTGCGGGGCCAAGCGCGCTGGACGTGAACGAGCGGGCCGAGCTGGCGCGGCTGCGCAAGGAGAACTCGGAGTTGAAGAAGGACCGGGAGTTCCTGA AAAAAAGCAGCGGCCTTCTTCGCCTCCGACAAGAACCGGTAGATGCCTACCAGCTCATCGAGGCGCAGAAGGCCACCTTCCCCATCACCCGGATGTGTGCGTTGCTGAACGTGTCGAGGTCAGGGTTCTACGCCTGGCACCAGCGCGAACAGGCCGGTCCAGGGCCACGCGAGCAGCGCCGCGAACAGATCACGGCCCACGTCGTGCAGGCCCATGCCGATTCCGACGGGGTCTACGGGGCACCACGGATCACCGCCGAACTCCGCGCAGCGCAGGTGACAGTGACGCGCAAAACCGTCGCGAAAACCATGGCGGCACTGGGATTGCAGGGCATCTCACCGCGCCCGTTCAAGATCACCACCATGCCCGACCACGACCCGGTCCCACACCCGGATCTGGTGAACCGGGTCTTCGATGCCGGCCGGCTGGACCGGGTCTGGATCTCCGACATCACCTACCTGCACACCCAGCAAGGCTGGCTCTACCTCGCGGTCGTGCGCGACGCCTGCTCACGCCGGGCACTGGGCTGGGCCATCGAGAACCACCTGCACACCGACCTGGTCCAGGCCGCCCTGGCCATGGCCATCAAACAACGCGGCGGGCACCTACCGAACCAGGTCGTGTTCCACGCCGACCGCGGCACCCAATACACCTCAACCCAGATCAGCAAGTTCGCCACCGCGAACAACCTGGCCTGCTCGGTCGGGCGCACCGGCGTCTGCTGGGACAACGCCATGGCCGAATCGTTCTTCGCGACCCTGAAAGTCGAGTTCTACTACCGCCACACCTGGACCACCCACACCCAGGCCAAACAAGCCGTCAGCAGCTGGATCGAGCACGTCTACAACCGCCGCCGCCGACACTCCGCCCTCGCCATGACCAGCCCCATACAATTCGAACTCACACACCACCACCCCACGGCCACCAAAGCCGCTTAA
- a CDS encoding UDP-N-acetylmuramoyl-tripeptide--D-alanyl-D-alanine ligase gives MIPVSCGDIATIVKGELVGADPSAVIDGPVVIDSRKAAPGGVFVALPGEHVDGHEYVGKATEAGVAISLTSRAIEGSPCLVVENPQIALGLVAKYVMSKLPGCLVIGLTGSQGKTSTKDMIAQLLTPYGPTIAPEGSFNNELGHPLTALQADENTRYLVAEMGAAQIGDIAYLAGITPPKIGIVLNVGTSHIEQFGGSQDNIALGKGEMVEALPEDGTAILNADDPRVAAMADRTKAKVVTFSQNENADVRATDIVLDDQARAGFTLHLGGEQYAVQLQQIGEHYVPNALAAAAAAHAAGLDPQQVADGLNAATAGSKWRMEVTERPDGVTIINDAYNANPESVRAALKALAAIGRSRGARTWAVLGEMLSLGAASTELHDGIGRLAVRLDINRLIAVTEGARPIHLGANLEGSWGNESVYAEDIDAALAILRAELAPGDVVLVKASHALAFEHLAEALIKDGETA, from the coding sequence GTGATCCCTGTCAGCTGTGGCGATATCGCCACGATCGTGAAGGGTGAGCTGGTCGGTGCCGACCCGTCAGCCGTGATCGACGGCCCGGTGGTGATCGACTCCCGCAAGGCCGCACCGGGTGGCGTGTTCGTGGCGCTGCCGGGGGAGCACGTCGACGGTCACGAGTACGTCGGCAAGGCGACCGAGGCAGGCGTCGCGATAAGTCTGACGTCACGCGCGATCGAGGGCAGCCCGTGCCTGGTCGTCGAGAACCCGCAAATAGCGCTTGGACTCGTCGCCAAGTACGTGATGAGCAAGTTGCCGGGCTGCCTGGTCATCGGGCTGACCGGTTCGCAGGGCAAGACCAGTACGAAGGACATGATCGCCCAGCTGCTCACGCCGTACGGGCCGACGATCGCGCCGGAGGGTTCGTTCAACAACGAGCTCGGGCATCCACTCACCGCGCTGCAGGCCGACGAGAACACCCGGTACCTGGTGGCGGAGATGGGCGCGGCCCAGATCGGCGATATCGCGTACCTGGCCGGCATCACCCCGCCGAAGATCGGCATCGTGCTGAACGTCGGCACCTCGCATATCGAGCAGTTCGGCGGCAGCCAGGACAACATCGCGCTCGGCAAGGGCGAAATGGTCGAGGCCTTGCCCGAGGACGGTACGGCGATCCTGAACGCCGACGACCCGCGCGTGGCCGCGATGGCCGACCGTACGAAGGCCAAAGTCGTGACGTTCAGTCAAAACGAGAACGCCGACGTGCGAGCGACCGACATCGTGCTGGACGACCAGGCCCGCGCGGGCTTCACGTTGCATCTGGGAGGCGAGCAGTACGCCGTACAGCTGCAGCAGATCGGTGAGCACTACGTACCGAACGCGCTCGCGGCAGCGGCGGCGGCCCACGCGGCCGGGCTGGACCCGCAGCAGGTCGCCGACGGGCTCAACGCGGCCACAGCCGGCTCGAAGTGGCGTATGGAGGTCACTGAGCGGCCGGACGGCGTCACGATCATCAACGACGCGTACAACGCCAACCCCGAGTCCGTCCGGGCCGCGCTGAAGGCCCTCGCGGCCATCGGTCGCAGCCGGGGAGCGCGGACCTGGGCGGTGCTGGGCGAGATGCTGTCCCTCGGCGCGGCGTCCACGGAGCTGCACGACGGTATCGGCAGACTGGCGGTACGGCTGGACATCAACCGGCTGATCGCGGTCACCGAGGGGGCGCGGCCGATCCACCTCGGCGCCAACCTGGAAGGGTCGTGGGGCAATGAATCGGTCTACGCCGAGGACATCGATGCGGCGCTGGCCATCCTGCGCGCCGAGCTGGCGCCGGGTGACGTCGTGCTGGTGAAGGCCTCGCACGCCCTCGCCTTCGAGCATCTCGCCGAGGCACTGATCAAGGACGGTGAAACGGCGTGA
- the murC gene encoding UDP-N-acetylmuramate--L-alanine ligase encodes MIVTAPESTLPAEKLGRVHFVGIGGAGMSGIARIMAARGITVSGSDAKDSKVLGALRALGATCTVGHSAENVADVDTVVVSTAIRENNPEVVAARAAGIPILPRAAALASVMVGRRTIAVAGTHGKTTTTSMLTVALQHCAADPSYAIGGNLNESGSNAHDGNGDLFVAEADESDKSFLTYSPEVAIVTSVEPDHLDNYGDEASYYQAFDEFCDRILPGGFIVMCADDAGARELTEKARARDIDVRTYGESHDADIQVTAITAVGATQSFVPVVRGRRYPAVHLRQAGKHNALNAAAALTVGLGLGFSAADLSEGLASFTGTGRRFEFKGNEDGVRVYDSYAHHPTELAVDLTAARQVAGEGRVIACFQPHLFSRTRIFAAQFSEALALADEVVVMDVFAAREDPEPGVTGALIANHVPLKPEQVRFEPSWSAVPQVVADLAKPGDLVVTLGAGDVTLIGPEVVGLLAERAEATGSE; translated from the coding sequence GTGATCGTCACCGCTCCTGAATCAACCCTGCCCGCCGAGAAGCTGGGCCGGGTGCACTTCGTCGGTATCGGCGGTGCCGGGATGTCCGGGATCGCCCGCATCATGGCCGCCCGCGGCATCACCGTGTCCGGTAGTGACGCGAAGGACTCGAAGGTGCTCGGCGCGCTGCGGGCCCTCGGTGCCACCTGCACCGTCGGACATTCCGCGGAGAACGTGGCCGACGTCGACACCGTGGTGGTCTCGACGGCCATCCGCGAGAACAACCCCGAGGTCGTCGCCGCGCGCGCGGCCGGGATTCCGATCCTGCCGCGTGCGGCCGCACTGGCCTCGGTGATGGTCGGCCGTCGCACGATCGCGGTCGCCGGTACGCACGGGAAGACCACCACCACGTCGATGCTGACGGTCGCGCTGCAGCACTGCGCCGCCGACCCGTCGTACGCGATCGGTGGCAACCTGAACGAGTCCGGCTCCAACGCCCACGACGGTAACGGCGATCTGTTCGTGGCCGAGGCGGACGAGTCGGACAAGTCGTTCCTGACGTACAGCCCGGAGGTCGCGATCGTGACCTCCGTCGAGCCGGATCACCTGGACAACTACGGCGACGAGGCCAGCTACTACCAGGCCTTCGACGAGTTCTGCGACCGGATCCTGCCGGGTGGGTTCATCGTGATGTGCGCCGACGACGCGGGCGCCCGCGAGCTGACGGAGAAGGCACGCGCCCGCGATATCGACGTACGGACGTACGGCGAGTCCCACGACGCGGATATCCAGGTCACCGCGATCACCGCGGTCGGCGCGACCCAGTCGTTCGTGCCGGTCGTGCGCGGACGGCGGTACCCGGCCGTGCACCTGCGCCAGGCCGGCAAGCACAACGCCCTCAACGCCGCGGCGGCTCTGACCGTTGGCCTGGGCCTTGGCTTCTCCGCCGCCGACCTGAGCGAGGGCCTCGCGTCCTTCACCGGGACGGGCCGGCGGTTCGAGTTCAAGGGCAACGAGGACGGCGTCCGGGTGTACGACTCGTACGCGCACCACCCGACCGAGCTCGCGGTGGACCTGACCGCGGCCCGCCAGGTCGCGGGGGAGGGGCGGGTCATCGCCTGCTTCCAGCCGCACCTGTTCAGCCGGACCCGGATCTTCGCCGCCCAGTTCTCGGAGGCGCTCGCGCTGGCCGACGAGGTCGTCGTGATGGACGTCTTCGCCGCCCGGGAAGACCCGGAGCCCGGTGTCACCGGTGCCCTGATCGCGAACCACGTGCCGCTCAAGCCCGAGCAGGTCCGGTTCGAGCCGTCCTGGTCCGCCGTACCGCAAGTGGTCGCGGATCTGGCCAAGCCGGGTGACCTGGTGGTGACGCTGGGCGCGGGTGACGTGACCCTGATCGGGCCCGAGGTGGTCGGCCTGCTGGCCGAGCGGGCCGAGGCCACCGGTTCCGAATGA
- the murG gene encoding undecaprenyldiphospho-muramoylpentapeptide beta-N-acetylglucosaminyltransferase, with translation MPSIVLAGGGTAGHTSPLIATADALRRIDPTIDIVALGTERGLETKVVPEAGYRLELIPPVPLPRKPTPALLAVPGKMWASVTAARKVLDEAKADALVGFGGYVSTPAYIAAWRRKTPIIVHEGNAVPGIANKFAARYCTENVAVSFPGTDLPHAQYVGLPIRTAISSLDRAAKRAEAREYFGLDPDAPTLFVTGGSQGAQRLNEAFAGAVEDLRAAGIQVLHAIGPKNTLEVAPGRMPYVVLQYVDRMDLAYAAADAVVCRAGANTVTEVSGVGLPAIYVPLPHGNGEQELNAKAVVDAGGGLLVNNAAVTPDWVRATVPPLLLDRARLDAMSAAASGLIRKDADDRLAKMILDVVRSST, from the coding sequence TTGCCCAGCATCGTCCTGGCCGGTGGCGGTACCGCCGGCCACACCTCACCCCTGATCGCCACCGCCGACGCGCTGCGCCGGATCGACCCGACGATCGACATCGTCGCGCTCGGTACCGAGCGTGGCCTGGAGACCAAGGTCGTGCCCGAGGCCGGTTACCGCCTCGAGCTGATCCCACCCGTGCCGCTGCCGCGCAAACCGACGCCCGCCCTGCTCGCCGTACCGGGCAAGATGTGGGCCTCGGTCACCGCTGCCCGCAAGGTGCTCGACGAGGCCAAGGCGGACGCCCTGGTCGGCTTCGGTGGGTACGTGTCCACGCCGGCCTACATCGCGGCCTGGCGGCGGAAGACGCCGATCATCGTGCACGAGGGCAACGCCGTACCGGGGATCGCGAACAAGTTCGCCGCCCGCTACTGCACCGAGAACGTGGCCGTCTCGTTCCCGGGCACGGACCTGCCGCACGCGCAGTACGTCGGGCTCCCGATCCGTACGGCGATTTCGTCGCTCGACCGGGCGGCCAAGCGCGCCGAGGCCCGCGAGTACTTCGGCCTCGACCCGGACGCGCCGACCCTCTTCGTGACGGGTGGTTCGCAGGGCGCTCAGCGGCTGAACGAGGCCTTCGCGGGCGCCGTCGAGGATCTGCGCGCCGCCGGGATCCAGGTCCTGCACGCGATCGGCCCGAAGAACACCCTCGAGGTCGCGCCCGGGCGCATGCCGTACGTCGTGCTTCAGTACGTCGACCGGATGGACCTGGCGTACGCCGCTGCTGACGCGGTGGTGTGCCGCGCGGGCGCCAACACGGTCACCGAGGTGTCCGGGGTGGGTCTGCCGGCCATCTACGTGCCGCTGCCGCACGGCAATGGCGAGCAGGAGCTCAACGCGAAGGCCGTCGTCGACGCCGGTGGTGGCTTGCTCGTGAACAACGCGGCCGTGACGCCCGACTGGGTGCGCGCGACCGTGCCGCCGCTGCTGCTCGACCGGGCCCGTCTGGACGCCATGTCGGCCGCCGCGAGTGGCTTGATTCGTAAAGATGCGGACGACCGGTTGGCGAAGATGATTCTCGATGTGGTGAGGTCTTCTACGTGA
- the mraY gene encoding phospho-N-acetylmuramoyl-pentapeptide-transferase produces the protein MRAILVAGGIALIVTLLGTRLAIALLARRGYGQLIRDDGPTSHHTKRGTPTMGGTVIIVATLVGYFLAKLATMRAPSASALLVLFLFAGLGAVGFLDDFIKIFRQRSLGLRSKAKLAGQTLVAGTFALLALQYPDDRGQRPASPFISFIRDINWLHLSAALLVIWVLLLIAGMSNAVNLTDGLDGLATGASMMVFGAYTLVGIWQFNQSCVVAPGAKCYEVRDPLDLAVVAAALTGACFGFLWWNASPAKIFMGDTGSLSLGGALAGLGIMTRTELLLLLLGGLFVIITASVILQVGFFKATKGKRLFRMAPLQHHFELLGWAEVTIVIRFWIISGLCVATGLGLFYAEWVAGG, from the coding sequence GTGAGGGCGATCCTGGTCGCAGGCGGCATCGCCCTGATCGTCACGCTGCTCGGCACCCGGCTCGCGATCGCGCTGCTGGCCAGACGCGGTTACGGCCAGCTGATCCGCGACGACGGCCCGACGAGTCACCACACCAAACGCGGTACGCCGACCATGGGCGGCACCGTCATCATCGTCGCCACCCTGGTCGGGTACTTCCTGGCCAAGCTCGCCACCATGCGGGCCCCATCGGCCTCGGCGCTACTGGTGCTCTTCCTGTTCGCCGGCCTCGGCGCGGTCGGGTTCCTCGACGACTTCATCAAGATCTTCCGCCAGCGCAGCCTCGGGCTTCGCAGCAAGGCGAAACTGGCCGGGCAGACCCTCGTCGCGGGCACGTTCGCCCTGCTCGCGCTGCAGTATCCGGACGATCGCGGGCAGAGACCGGCCTCACCGTTCATCTCGTTCATCCGCGATATCAACTGGCTGCACCTGTCCGCCGCGCTGCTGGTGATCTGGGTGCTGCTGCTGATCGCCGGTATGTCCAATGCCGTCAACCTGACCGACGGCCTCGACGGGTTGGCAACGGGCGCCTCGATGATGGTGTTCGGCGCGTACACCCTGGTCGGCATCTGGCAGTTCAACCAGAGCTGCGTGGTCGCACCCGGCGCCAAGTGTTACGAGGTGCGAGATCCGCTAGACCTCGCAGTCGTCGCGGCCGCGTTGACCGGCGCGTGTTTCGGCTTCCTCTGGTGGAACGCGTCGCCGGCCAAGATCTTCATGGGCGACACCGGTTCGCTCTCCCTCGGTGGTGCGCTGGCCGGTCTCGGCATCATGACCCGGACCGAGCTGCTGCTCCTGCTGCTGGGCGGCTTGTTCGTCATCATCACCGCCTCGGTGATCCTGCAGGTCGGCTTCTTCAAGGCGACCAAGGGCAAACGCTTGTTCCGGATGGCACCACTGCAACATCACTTCGAGCTGCTCGGCTGGGCTGAAGTGACGATCGTGATCCGGTTCTGGATCATCTCCGGGCTCTGTGTGGCGACCGGACTCGGATTGTTCTACGCGGAATGGGTGGCCGGCGGATGA
- the murD gene encoding UDP-N-acetylmuramoyl-L-alanine--D-glutamate ligase produces the protein MSLETRTDDGWATTRFVVGGFGTAGYACVDSLLQVGAEHVIALDDRDTEALREQAQVLETLGATIKLGEGSTTTLPDEVDIVITSPGWSPNTPLLVQAAERGVPIWSEIELAWRLRDPANAAPWLCVTGTNGKTTTVQMLTSILTAAGRRAVAAGNVGLPLLEVVMDPEPYDVIAVELSSYQLHYTSSMSAHSAVVLNLAPDHVDWHGSMDAYAADKGRIYENCQVACIYNVADEATEELVQNADVIEGCRAVGFTLGTPAISMVGMVDDLLVDRAFVEQRASSALELAALKDVNPPAPHNVANALAAAALARAFGVPATAVRDGLRAFQLDKHRIAHVADVEGVTYVDDSKATNPHAAQASLLAYEHVVWIAGGQAKGASFDELVEAAKLRLRGVVLIGQDRQVIADALGRHAPDVPVIVVESTDTGAMAQVVTEAAKLAQAGDTVLLAPGCASWDMFANYGARGDAFAEAVRRLGSTG, from the coding sequence ATGAGTCTCGAAACCAGGACCGATGACGGGTGGGCGACGACCCGGTTCGTCGTCGGGGGGTTCGGCACGGCCGGGTATGCATGCGTTGACTCGCTGCTGCAGGTCGGCGCCGAGCACGTGATCGCGCTCGACGACCGCGATACCGAGGCGCTGCGCGAGCAGGCCCAGGTGCTGGAAACACTCGGCGCCACGATCAAACTCGGCGAGGGCAGTACGACGACCCTGCCGGACGAGGTCGATATCGTCATCACCTCGCCCGGGTGGTCGCCGAACACACCCCTGCTGGTCCAGGCCGCCGAGCGCGGTGTGCCGATCTGGAGCGAGATCGAGCTGGCCTGGCGCCTGCGCGATCCGGCCAACGCGGCGCCCTGGTTGTGCGTCACGGGCACGAACGGCAAGACCACGACCGTGCAGATGCTGACGTCGATCCTGACCGCGGCCGGCCGTCGTGCCGTTGCCGCGGGCAACGTCGGACTGCCGCTGCTCGAGGTCGTGATGGACCCCGAGCCGTACGACGTGATCGCGGTCGAGCTCTCGTCGTACCAGCTGCACTACACGTCGTCGATGTCGGCGCACTCCGCCGTCGTACTGAACCTCGCGCCGGATCACGTCGACTGGCACGGGTCGATGGACGCGTACGCCGCCGACAAGGGCCGGATCTACGAGAACTGCCAGGTCGCGTGCATCTACAACGTCGCGGATGAGGCAACCGAAGAACTGGTCCAGAACGCCGACGTGATCGAGGGTTGCCGCGCCGTCGGTTTCACCCTGGGCACCCCGGCGATCTCGATGGTCGGCATGGTGGACGACCTGCTCGTCGACCGGGCCTTCGTCGAGCAGCGCGCGTCCTCGGCGCTCGAGCTCGCCGCGTTGAAGGACGTCAATCCGCCGGCCCCGCACAACGTGGCGAACGCCCTCGCGGCAGCCGCGTTGGCGCGCGCCTTCGGCGTACCGGCGACGGCGGTTCGCGATGGCCTGCGGGCGTTCCAGCTGGACAAGCACCGGATCGCGCACGTCGCCGATGTCGAGGGCGTGACGTACGTCGATGACTCGAAGGCGACGAATCCCCATGCCGCGCAGGCATCCCTGCTGGCGTACGAGCATGTCGTCTGGATCGCCGGGGGGCAGGCCAAGGGCGCGAGCTTCGACGAACTGGTGGAGGCGGCGAAACTGCGTCTCCGCGGTGTCGTCCTGATCGGGCAGGACCGCCAGGTGATCGCCGACGCACTTGGCCGACACGCGCCCGATGTCCCGGTGATAGTCGTCGAGTCAACGGACACTGGGGCGATGGCACAGGTGGTGACGGAGGCGGCGAAGCTCGCGCAGGCGGGCGATACCGTGCTGCTCGCTCCCGGTTGTGCGTCATGGGACATGTTCGCCAACTACGGAGCCCGTGGGGACGCCTTCGCTGAGGCAGTGCGCCGACTGGGCTCCACCGGCTGA
- a CDS encoding UDP-N-acetylmuramoyl-L-alanyl-D-glutamate--2,6-diaminopimelate ligase, with the protein MIEVEGRPEVKGRVGKGVISGAVSSPTPAGGAVAALRPRSVVPVPLETLAPIAHAPTPANVVGTVVTGVTLDSRSVKAGDLYAALPGTITHGAAFANQAKDAGAVAILTDPTGAERAKATGLPVLVTDNPREVLGATAAKIYGEPTEGLHLLGVTGTNGKTTTSYLLDSVLRRLGPAAMVGTIETRVGDEVVKSVRTTPEATDLQALFAVMRERDVEWCSMEVSSHALAMGRVDGARFAVAGFTNLTQDHLDFHKTFEEYFAAKAALFTPERCDLAVVNIDDEYGRRLAALTVERDLPLVTVALSREADWQVTGRHRSEHGTTVLDMTGPGERLTVEIGLPGEFNVANALLAVAMLRQIDAPADAIAKGLATAAVPGRMETFSRADGVKVVVDYAHTPDAVELALRAARTATKGRVIAVVGCGGDRDPGKRPAMGAAAARAADVVIVTDDNPRSENPAAIRATAIAGAKKAVPDVDLREVGDRRDAIAAAIELAGPGDTVVVLGKGHETGQDVNGVIHPFDDRQTVRELLEATR; encoded by the coding sequence GTGATCGAGGTGGAGGGGCGACCGGAGGTGAAGGGGCGGGTGGGAAAGGGGGTAATCTCTGGGGCCGTGTCTTCTCCCACCCCTGCGGGCGGCGCTGTGGCCGCTTTGCGACCTCGGTCAGTCGTTCCGGTTCCACTCGAAACGCTCGCGCCGATAGCTCACGCGCCCACTCCCGCCAATGTGGTGGGGACGGTCGTTACTGGGGTGACGCTGGACTCGCGGTCGGTTAAGGCGGGTGACCTCTACGCGGCATTACCAGGCACGATTACGCACGGTGCCGCCTTCGCCAATCAGGCCAAGGACGCCGGCGCGGTCGCGATCCTCACCGATCCCACCGGCGCGGAGCGGGCCAAAGCGACGGGCCTGCCAGTCCTCGTCACCGACAACCCGCGCGAGGTCCTCGGCGCCACGGCCGCGAAGATCTACGGTGAGCCGACCGAGGGGCTTCACTTGCTCGGAGTTACCGGGACGAACGGGAAGACCACCACGTCGTACCTGCTTGACTCGGTCTTGCGGAGGCTCGGGCCCGCGGCGATGGTCGGCACGATCGAGACCCGTGTTGGGGATGAGGTCGTGAAGAGCGTCCGTACGACGCCGGAGGCCACCGACCTGCAGGCGTTGTTCGCCGTAATGCGCGAGCGTGACGTCGAGTGGTGCTCGATGGAGGTCTCGAGCCACGCCCTCGCCATGGGCCGGGTCGACGGCGCACGATTCGCGGTGGCCGGGTTCACCAATCTCACGCAGGACCATCTGGACTTCCACAAGACGTTCGAGGAGTACTTCGCCGCGAAGGCTGCGCTGTTCACGCCCGAGCGGTGTGACCTGGCGGTCGTCAATATCGACGATGAGTACGGTCGACGGCTCGCCGCGCTGACGGTCGAGCGCGATCTCCCGCTGGTGACAGTTGCGCTCAGCCGGGAAGCCGACTGGCAGGTGACGGGCCGCCATCGCTCCGAGCACGGCACCACCGTGCTCGACATGACGGGTCCGGGCGAGCGCCTGACGGTCGAGATCGGCCTGCCGGGCGAGTTCAACGTCGCGAACGCGCTGCTGGCCGTCGCCATGTTGCGCCAGATCGACGCACCGGCCGACGCGATCGCTAAGGGCTTGGCGACAGCCGCCGTCCCCGGACGGATGGAGACTTTCAGCCGGGCCGACGGGGTGAAGGTGGTCGTGGACTACGCCCACACCCCGGATGCGGTCGAGCTTGCGCTGCGGGCCGCGCGGACCGCTACCAAGGGCCGGGTCATCGCCGTGGTCGGATGTGGCGGTGATCGCGATCCCGGTAAGCGTCCGGCGATGGGTGCGGCCGCAGCCCGCGCGGCGGACGTGGTGATCGTGACCGACGACAACCCGCGCAGCGAAAACCCGGCCGCGATCCGGGCCACCGCGATCGCCGGAGCGAAAAAGGCCGTACCGGACGTGGATCTGCGCGAGGTGGGCGACCGCCGTGACGCCATCGCGGCCGCGATCGAGCTGGCCGGGCCCGGTGACACCGTCGTCGTACTCGGCAAGGGCCACGAGACCGGCCAGGATGTGAACGGCGTGATCCACCCGTTCGATGACCGTCAGACCGTGCGTGAGCTGTTGGAGGCGACCCGGTGA